ATTCAACATCACCCTCAAGTGTGTAGTGCTGCTGGGCCTgctggccgcctcctcctggCTCCTGAAGAAGGTGGCCGTTAGGCAGGAAAACAGGACAGAATGCGAACGGGATCCGCGACCTCACGCGGCGTCGTTGTGCCTGCGCGCGGGCAGAGCAGTCAGCCACTCAGCCATACGTGGCCGCGCGCTGCGGCCTGCGGGCTCGCCTGGTcacgggcgcgcgcgcgcggtgaaACGGCCGCGTTCGTCGGCGCGCGGGATCCCGCCGGCCACGGAGACCCCACTGCAGTACATGTATCTCCGTGCATTGTAGGTACCCGGCCGGCCCACCGGAAATCGGCTTGTCACCGTGTCATGTGAGTTCAGATCGGAGTTTTGattagaagagagagagagatcggagTTGAGAGAGGCGTATGCTGCATGCTTTCAGCCTTGCACGATCCAGCATTTTGCTTTGTGGAGTTCGTTGCAGTCTTCAGTCTTGCAGAGCGAAAAAGCAACATCTGTTTCAGTGTTTCACCATGATGAGcaccatctcccctctctctctccgcttaaaaaatcatattgacctatttataaaaaaaaatagctaatacttaattaattatgtgctaatggatCATTATGTTTTACGTGCTGGAGGAAAGTGTTCCCAATCACGAGGAAAGAACACGAGCACATACTCAGAGAGAGAAAATTTAGCGAATCTGATGCTCAAACTAAACTACTGCATAAGACAGTCACATACTCAGTTACTCCCATAGTAGTATATCATTCTTGCTTTTAAAGGGGGTTGGTTTTTGGCATACTACATTTTTTTCGTTGTTAGTGGCATTCCTTGAGGCCTAAAAATCCTCATTTTTCACTTGCAAGATGCTCTTGCATCATCATTGAATCGGTGGATCCAGAGTTCGAGATATTAGTGCTAAATTATGGGGCCGTGGGACTCCAGTCCTTGCTTACAATAAACTCAATGCTTATTGTGTTGATCCACTCACGATGCTGCTCCAAAGCGGAACAACAGTGATACCGTAACAACCTCATCAGTGTCCTAACTCCTATCCCCCCAAATAATCTTCAGTTCACCAGGAATGGCCTATATCCGTCCGTACATAGCTGTCCCGAAAACATCTCTCACGCCATCCTCAATATATGATCAAGATGTCTATCTAGACTTTTGGTTGTTAATTACTAGTTGTTagtacatttttttcttcttctaaaACCATGGCAGATATATTGATTCAGCTTGTTCTCTTCGTCTGAAGAACCCTAATCTGACAAATAATGCTAGTGCTGCAGATCTAAGGACTGTCCGTCGACATTTCAGGCCTAAAACTTGACAGtatactaaaaaaaaaatcatttgatgGGATCCAGGACAGACAGGATACTAGAAAGTCCACATAACAGTATAACACACGTTGTAGTAGCACTGGTCATATACTCTTGTAATAATAGTGGAACAAAATGACAATATAGACAATTAGACCTACAACAATCCATGTGCTCCCTTTGGCTAGGTTAGGCACCATTTCTGTCGTGCCATCATCTGCATCCTGCACGCCGCATCCGCACATAGCCACTCCACTACTCCAGCTAATAAGCTACAGGCTGCATtccgtcgcgccgcgccgtgaCAATTCCCGCTGTATCATCCGTTGTTCGGATCGAGTGCGTGCTGGTCCATGGAATCTTGGAGCTCTGCTCCTTCATGTCCCATCTATTCTGTCGTGAGGCCGAGGTGTAGCTGGATCACGGCGTGGCCCAGAACTGAATTTCGGCCCACGTTCCGTCCTGTTTGATTCGGCCGGAAAGTGTTTGTGGCCCACGTGCGGCTTGTTATTATTGGGCCGGAAAGTAGTTACGGCTCACGTGCGGCCTGTTTTGTTTGGGCCGTCGCTCTCAGCGTCTCCGCGAGGGCGAGGgatacgccgccgccgccgcccgccgactTCTCCATTCCTAAACCTCCACCACTAACCTAACCCCCTTCTCTTTCCGCCGCCGGACGCCGGCGAGTACCGGCCGGATTCTTGGCTCGGCCATCTTGCCTGCCTCGCTGCTACCTGCTCGTTGTGTGGAAGAACCTCTCTTCCAAGGGAAGAGTAGAGGGAGGCAGGGAGGGGATGGGGGAGGAGGTGCATCTGGGCTTGCCGGGGCCCTGGGCGGAGGACTACCGGGAGAAGGCCGATCACTACACCACCAAGATCGGTGGAGTCCCCGTATGCCTTTGGTTTTGCCCTCTCTGTGTATTCTtgatttcgtttttttttttttttggctcgctCTTCTTCTGTCTGAGTCTGCCCCAGGAAGTTGCAATTTAAGCTATTAGCCTGTTACTGAAACTGTGTTTTGTATTTCTTCATGTTATTAGCGATTTTAGTTTTCTATCCTTCCCAAAGGTGTTTTTGAAGCTCAGTGATTTGTTCAATTGAATCAATTGTATGCAGGACTGGCCAACCGAGGATATGGGCATTAAACCTCACTTGCTCCAATGCGGTTTATGTGGAACCAAGTTGTGCCTTGTTGCTCAGGCGAGTATTTACTGTTTCGCAAGAATTCAGTACTTGCAATAGGAGCATGTGTGGATGAACGTTTGTATGAGAAAATAGAGCAGTAATAAGATGCCTGGACATTTGTTACAATGCATTAAAGTGTATCAGAGCTTATTTTCCTACTGATTTATGACGATAGAGTGCTTCTACCTCGCTACTAGTACTGTTGCTTCGTTTTTATGAGATGTGATGGTCTCAGGTTCATGCTCCTGTGGCAAAGTTCAACATTGAGAACAGGACTATCTATGTGCTTGTTTGTCCGAAGCCAAAATGTGGGACGAACCCGCAAAGGTGAGCATGTCTCCCTTTGTTTCTTTATGTAATATGATTATAGTTTACAAGTTAGCTTGGGAATTTttatgcttttctttttctttttctttacagTTGGAAGGTCCTAAGAGTCCAAAAGTGCCACACCAGTGCACAAACAGATGGCAAGGTTGACGAAACAGATCAAATAAACGGAAATGTTTGCTCAAGTGAGCCTTCTTCTTCAAGTTTACTGAACAAGAGCCATGAGGTCAGTGATGATGATTTCGATCTAGATGCCTTAGCCAATGCACTTGAGGAAGCAGCGACTTTAGCATCTAACTCAAAGAAGCAAAACAAACCAAAGCGTAGTAATGCCCCTATAAAATGCCCTGTAGGAAAGCAGAAAGTGGATGATCCAAGCTTACCAGGTAAAGTTAAAGTCTTAAGTACTAAGTGCTATACTCACAAAGTCTTATATTTTGATCTCATAAAATTTTCTTCTTGCAGTTCTTCCTTGCTTCTACATCTATTATGGTAAGGAGCAATTTAGAGACAAAGGCAGTGTAGGTTCAAATAGCAGCAAGTCAGTTTTAGCGAAAGAAATTGCAGATGTAGCAAATGACGAAGAAGAGAAATGGGAAGGAGAAAACTATGAATATGACAGAGCTATTGGTGCTGACAGAACGTTCTTAAAATTCAAGAAACGGTTGGATGCATATCCGCAGCAATGCTTTAGGTGGTTAAATTCATATGTCCTTgcaaactcatctttcaattaTGTGATGTACTGGTTATCTATTATGCATTAATTGTCTATTACCTTCTTGACTTTCGGAACCTGAATTTTGTGATGTTATGCAGGTATTCTTATGGTGGTAAGCCACTGTTGGCTGCAACAAACCTTCAAGATTCTGGCACATGCCAGCTTTGTGGTTCACCACGCCAATATGAGCTACAATTGATGTCTCCATTGTCATATTTCCTCCATGAAGCTGGTGATGGTTCCTCAGATTATGCACCTGATGGCTGGACCTGGCTGACTCTTATCATATACACCTGCTCAAAGGTATATTCTCTTCACTGATGCCAAATAAATGATGGAGTCCAACTCTGAAAGCCACAGATGCAGTTCCTTAAATATTTGTATTGCATAATTGATGAATAAGCACCATAGCATGAAGAACGTTGCAGTTGGACACCACTACCTATCTAGGAGTATCATTTATCCTGTCAAATGATCTTcccacaaaaatatatataattaaatgaTTAATACTTTGTTATATGGAACTTTTAGCCAGAAATCATAGTCTAAAACTTAGTGTTTCTGATTGCAGATCAGTGCACAATTCATCCTTAGGAATTATTTCTGTTATACACTAGGAGTATATGGTACTACTATCCGAGATCCTTAGCATTCAATACAGTAGCAGCAGAGAAACTCTAGTGGTGCATTAGCAAATTATGTGTAACCAACTGTCCCTGTTCAGGGTTTACCAGTACTGACAATTGGAGATACTTTCAGTTTTTCACTGTCTTAATTTGTTCTCATTCTTACATTTTGGAATATTCCCTAACATTGATCTACTGCAGAGCTGCTGCCCATCCTCCTGTGTTGGAAAGCCAGGCAGCTGCTGCTGGGGAGTAGCAGAGGAGGAGATAATGATTCAGGAGGATTAAAGTCCTCCAGTGCCTACAATGTTGAGAAACCAAACCATTCCTGGTTTGAGTGCGTGATGTGCGTTTTCGAATGCTCTTTTCCAGTCGTTGAGGTCGTAAAGCTATCTGTAGTTCATAGGAGGCGATCTACTATACGTGTTCTTGTTGACATTCCCTGTTTCAGATTCTTTTAAATCATGTATTCCTGTTGTTTGTCTGGGTTGTCAACTCCAATGAGGGAGAACATGTCAAGCACTTGGTCGTTTCTGTAGTGTGATCCTTTGTACTTTGTAGCATAGTGTTGCCTTGTCAATCCCAGCCATATATTTCCTGTCTTGGTCTGGAACCTTCTCAGATTTGTTTGGTAGAGCTTAATATATAATCATAGTACTACTGGGTTGATACTTTGATTAATACACCTATTGTGAGTGATAAAAAGGACCGATGCCTATGCATAATACATGATAAGCTACATAATTTGGCCGTCGTGTTATTCTGTTGCCAACTTTACAACTGCATCGATGCGGATTCTGCACTTGCAATTTGTTTTAAAATCCTGCCAGGCTGCCAATAAATGATTTATTCGTTTGTGCTGATAATGTTATAGCAGTAGTTTCCGGCCATGTTTTCCCCATTTTGAAGAATCTTTGTACGAAATACTACTAGATATATAATACAGCTCATGACCCACCCATCTTTGTACTTTGCTAAGGCATCTCAATTTGCAATGCATATGGTGAAATAATACACTTTAGTGCCTGATTTTTGCTCAGAAATGTACTAAGGCAGTATATAGTACCAGCAACTGTTGGTTCATTTAGGCAATTGGGCTGCACAGAAAAACATTATTATTAGGATAAGGCATCGTTTTGGAGGATAGAAAAGAGGggatagtgtgtgtgtgtgtgttttcagTTTCCAGTTTCTACACCGAATTCGCTTGATATTCTTACTGCGTTTCTGAATCCATTCGTTCCAAACATACTCATGTGCATGCAAAAGCAAAAGGTTATACTGTACTGTAGTACGGAGTATGTGCTACAACCACCGCTCGTCCGTTGTTCTGAGCATATGCTAGTCTTGGGGGCATCCAATTCCAAACCAAAACTCGCATCCCCGTCATCCAAGGGCAAGATGTGCCGCCTCGGCATTGGACGGGCCGAGTAAAACGCCTTCCTCGATCGTCTCACTCCCCCACCCTTTGAcctgtcgccgtcgcgtccgcTCTCCGCTTTCCTCTCGCCGCCTGCCTGCCTTGGCTGCGCCTACTCACCACCAAGTCACACTACCCGACGACGGATCgaacgcggcgcggcgccgcgtgGACGGGCGGACGCAGCGAacgggcgcgaggcgacggcgacgtacgTACGCTGCGCGCGGCGGGTGGAGGCATCcgagccggggaggaggggaggggagcagcTGCCGGCTGAGCTGAACGGTCAAAATTCCCGTCGCTTTTTTGCGGTGCAGCTTGCGCGTTTTGGCCGCTCTTTCCACGTCGGTGTAGTGGTGGAACCGGTGGTTGGATGGTGGTGGAATGGAATGTGGATGCCTTTCGGTGTTCTTGCTCCATATGGCGCTGAGTAACCAGTAAccacatatgcatgcatgtgtggtaCTAGTAGCATAGGTGGTAGGTTCCGTGCGAGAGTATacgatggtgcaggaggaggagacCTTTTTTCTCGCAACGCCACTGCATTTAAGGGAAAAAAGACTTTATTAGGAGTAAATCTCGGGTTAGCAAATTCACCAACTGTACTGGAGTACCAGTGGAAGTGAACTGGCCCCTATTCATGCAGAAGTTACTGACAGACCAACCGTTGACCGTTCGAGAAAATCCGTGCAATTCTGCTGGATTTGCCACCTGTTCGTATGTGGCGTCTGATGTTCACCTCAGGTGGTCCACGCGCCACGAGTCCACGACCTGATCGAGGCAGCCGGCGCACGACGCGTACGTACGCGACGCCGCCCGGGCGAGCCGCGGCTCGTAGGAGTTCACTGCATAATAATCTAATCATGGTTTGGTTGATTTTTATTCGATGCTCCTCCCGAGCCCCCAAAAGCCAAAATGCTATTCCCGTCACCTCCCCGATTGGCATAAAGCCCCTTCCTTTTCCTCTCCACGcctctttattattttttccctGCACACATCTCCATCTCCGCCTCGCCCCCACTGGTCTCCTCTCCACCCCTTCGCTTCGCCGCTTCCTGCACTGCTCTGCCGCTTCTCCATGGTGGTGGTATGGATCTGCAGCTTCTCACTTATTCTCACTACTACTTCTTGGTTAACAAGCCCAAGTTTATGCTTTTTCTTTGCTCTCCAGTTCTTGCTCTACTGTTTTACACGCATGCCTGATGGAAATCCGTGTGCTGTGCTGGTTAGGATAACAGCATGACTTTTGTTCTTGCAATTGCGGGATTGTCTTTCGCTAGATTTTTCATGCTCTGGATGACTTGTTAGTAGAGAAGCTGGCAAACTTAAGCTACGCACTTTGGTGAGAAGTTGGAAAACTGGTGTCTCCCTTGTAGTAGTAGTTTGTTTGTTTATCATCTCCATAGTCCATATGATGTATGCTGCAGCCTGCTTTACTTGTCTCCTTTTAGAGGCTACTGAATTGGGTGCTACCCCAAGGTTTTTAAACCAGTGCTATTGTAATTTTTATGTTCTAATTAATGTAAATTAAATCCAACAGAATTGCTCTTTTACATAGAGGAGTTTTAATATAGTTAGGCATGCGTTTGATTTAGCGTAGCTGGGTCAAATTTGTACTTGTATGAGCAAGGTTGCTTGTGGCTCCAGTGATGGTCGTTAGCATAATGTTGCGCAGGCTTGATActtgagggttttttttttttgttttactatACCATTTCCCTCTGTTTAGCAAGATAATGACAAATTGACTTTTGGGTGGTCCTGCTTCTACCTTGTATAcaaaacatttcttcaactgaaaAATAGTGGGGGAGAAAACAGCATATTCTTCAAAGTCTTATCAGGTTCACATTATACTTTAAACTGTGTTTGCTTTTGATCACCCGTTTCTGATGGAATGGAAGTCCCTTGCCTATTTTGACTTGGATGTTTTGCTTGTGACGCTAGCATTGGTCCTTTATTATCTGTAATTGTAAAATCTTCAGATGAACACTTGTTTGCTATACATTGTTTCTACGGTCAATTTTTATGAGCTCTGATCGGTCATTCTATTTTAGTCCTTCATCTTCACTTGTGACATGGCTTGCTTGCAGGTCTTGGAGGACACTTAATTGAGATATGAAGTCCGTTTGTGGTTCTTGTGAGCTTAAGATGCTTGGCACTTGATTTGCTTAGTTTAGCAATATCATCATTTGACATTTCGAACCAGTAAACTTAATGCTCATGGACAGAGCTGATACATCAGGTTTTGTCAGTGGAGGCGTATTTTACATGAACATCCATGTGTATTTCCATTTCGTTTATACTATATGCTTCCTTTATGGTGAAGTTATAAAACTGGGATTCTGATGGTTTGACGAAAGCTCTTGGTCCCCAAACAATACTAAACTCCTTTTTCTGTCACATCTTACCGTATTTATATTAAGAAGGATGGACCTTAATATGACAAATCTTTGGTTTCATGGGAAGGAACATATAGCTGCTTCGCCATTCCCACAAGTTGCAACATCAATGAACTTCACTTGCCTTGGCAGCTCAAAAACAATCGAGACttctaaaaaaatgtttcagcaGAGCGATCAAAGCTTGTCTATTCCTGATGATGGATGCAGGCTTGTCCTTGGACTTGGACCAACACCTAATCTACATTATGCTGATAATGAGTCATCCGGTGGCAACAGGGATAAAGAATCTGCAAATTTGTTCAGCCAACATTTTGCCATAGCCGATCATGGTCTGATGTTGGGCATTTCGAGAGGTGGCACAAGAAATTTTCAAGCCACAACAATGATCGAGAAGTATTCACATCAAAATAGAAATGGTATCGTCTTCCCACTTACTGATGAAGGATCAACTTCAGctaaaaggaaaccaggtggttATGTGCTGCCACTTCTGTTTGCTCCAAGATCAGATGATATCTGTCCCAATGGAACACCACCAGTGACCGATATTCAACATGTTGAAACTGTAGATGATTGTGACGATGATCACATTACGTCTCTTAATCAGCAGAAGGTTCAGATTAGCCCCGAGCCTTCAGCAACAACTGATTGTTCTTTTGCTGCAACTTCAGATATGATATTCTCCTCAACTAGCACGGAGCAGAGAAGTCACCAACGACATCCTAAGAAGTGTAGGTTCAATGGGTGTTCAAAAGGAGCAAGAGGGGCAACAGGGCTCTGCATTTCCCATGGTGGTGGTCAGCGGTGTCAAAAGCCTGGTTGCAACAAAGGTGCCGAGAGCCGAACAGCTTACTGCAAATCTCATGGTGGAGGGAAACGGTGTCAGGAGCTAGGCTGCACCAAAAGTGCTGAAGGGAAGACTGAGTTCTGCATTGCTCATGGTGGTGGGCGTCGATGCGGAACTCCGGGGTGTACGAAGGCAGCAAGGGGAAGATCAGGATTTTGCATAAAACATGGTGGAGGGAAGAGATGCAGGGTAGAGGGATGCAGCAGGAGTGCCGAAGGACAGTTTGGGTTGTGCATCTCACATGGAGGTGGTCGCCGGTGTCAGTACCCGAACTGCAGTAAGGGAGCACAAGGAGGCACCATGTTTTGCAAGTCCCATGGTGGAGGCAAACGGTGTATATTTGAAGGCTGTACTAAAGGTGCCGAGGGCAACACGCTGCTATGTAAAGGGCACGGTGGTGGTAAGAGGTGCCTCTTTGAGGGAGGTGGTGTCTGTCCTAAAAGTGTTCATGGTGGAACTAGCTTCTGCGTCGCTCATGGAGGCGGCAAACGCTGTTCTGTACCAGGATGTACCAAGAGCGCCCGTGGTCGCACTGATTGCTGCGTGAGGCATGGTGGTGGCAAGCGTTGCAAGGTTGACGGTTGCGACAAGAGTGCTCAGGGGAGCACGGACTTCTGCAAGGCGCATGGAGGCGGCAAACGATGCGCTTGGAGCACCGGCTGTGAGAGGTTTGCAAGGGGAAGGAGTGGGTTATGTGCTGCACATGGAACCCTGATGGCTTCAAAGCAAGTGCCTGAATCTGAGCACAGCAGAGGCATGATCAGGAACAGCCTCTTCAGCAAGATGGTCTCTGCATCCTCGATGACGGCTGGTGCTAGCATGGATCATGccatctcttcttctctccctggTGCCTCGTCGGATCGCGGTGAGTCCTTGGAAGAGATGCGGAACGGCAAGCTCCTGATACCGCATCAGGTCCTGGTTCCTGGTTCAATGAGGCCATCTTCTTCGCATGGCAAAGGTCAAGAGGACGGAGGGAGCCAGGAGCAGCAGTGCTTCGGGTTCGTCGTGCCGGAGGGGAGGGTTCATGGTGGGGGCCTGATGTCCATGCTTGGAGCTGGAGGCAATCTTGACGATCCGAAGGACTGAATTTTGCTGAAAATGTTAAAGTTGCAGCTATTTTTATGCTGTCATTTATGATTTCTGCATCTAGAATCTATAAGATTTCAGATCACCATTGCACTATGCTGTCAAGCATGACTGCTTGATCGAAACTGAATTCTGAATTATGTGGCTTAGGCCTTGTATAAAGTATTTTGTCATTCATATGGCACTTACATACACAAAGAGCAGAATACCTGAAGAGCtgtttgattgaaattgtatCCTTCTGTACAGTTGGGATGTTCTCTCGTTACTTCTCTTTGTTCTTCCGGTTCCTGAAACTTTTTGCCTGATACAGAGTTTTCTGGTGCCAAATGTATTTGCAAAGTTGCTATGCTACCTTTGGCACAATAGTAGAGCTTGTGGGTGGTCATTGTCACATTCTGGGTTTACATTTTAACGAAAACCGATCAAAACCGCAAAAATTTGAGGTTTCGTAGGATAAAAGTAGACTCCGAATGAAATTTCAAATGGCTTTCGTAATTCAAAATTGAAAGAGTGAAAATCGaccaaaaataattaaaattcgttGAAAGAATGTCATACTGCTGCGATCAGGATCCGCGGGGATGACAATGGGTCGGGTCGGACACGGGTAGAGCAAAACCATGCCTGTCCCGATGCCCGATGTGGGTTAGTAGACAAAACTCCGTGCCATTATGGGCATAGGTATATCGGCGGTACCCAATAGATCTCACATGAACAATAACTCAAAAGTTGTAATTTAACGAAGAGaaataaaatcaataatttaccaaattattagttatcaacaataatttgaattacTCAGAACTTATTATCACTTATCATCACAAATTAACCAAGAGAAAGGGGTATAAGAATTAAGATATTGATCtaaattagctaatacatatgtatcggGTCCGGCACGGGTTACCCATGGGTAAAAAATATAACCCAGTTGTTACCCACGACGTCTTTGGATCTTGGACGGACGTGTCCACAGGTAAGAAATCACACCGACACTCGTGCCCATCGAATTGAGTATCCGATACCCGGACCTGTGAGTAAAATTGCCGTTATCCGCCGCTTAATCGGAAAGGTGACGTCACTATGTTTAAGTGATGGGAGGGGAATGAGCTTCTACCTGGAGTGGGTCCCACGCTCCAACCATCGCCCCCGGTTTTCTTCACCCTCCCTGACCGAGCCCTCCCTCcaccctctccggccgctcccTCTCGCCGGCGACAGATCGagcgtccacggcggcggcggcgcgacggcagAACTCGGGAACGGCGGCTCCGTCGCCGGCAGCACCTTTGCGCACTCGATCAGACGGCCGATCGTTGAAAAACAAATGATAAACTGGTCGGACCGGTTTGGCCCGGTTTTCATAAAAAAACCGCCTGGTCCTCTCTCTCCAGCCACCACTGAACATGCTACCCCACATAAAACCCCTCACAGACCATCCCCTTCTCCGCCAGAACCCTTCTCCCCCCTCTTCACTCTCCCCGGAAGCATCGCTCGCACGCATCGGACGCCGGAATCCCCGCCTCCGGCGACTAGGGTTTCGCCCTCCGGCGAcgcccctcctctccaccaGGTACATTCCCCCTCCCGTGTGACGGGGGCTCTGGTGAGGAGCCCCGTCCAACATCCGCCCCCCTCCCCtcaatcccctcctcctccccccattTATTTCTCGCGGGTTGAGAGCTCCGTGTGCTCCGGCGAGGTGGCTCTTCCACGAGGGTCGTTTACACCCTGTCGCGAGTGGGTTTTCGatgggatgggaggaggagtAGGGTAGGGGAGCATGCACGTTTTCATCTGGGTGGCTGGGTGGGTGGATTGCCTAGGTCGGCTCGGTCGGCGCGGAGTAGGGGAGGAGCAGGGGAGAAGCCGGAGCACGTCTCGTAGATCGAGATTCCGGGGTAGGAGGTTGAGGCTGCGGCGGGGGGTCGGAGGCAGAGATCTTCGAACGATTTTGTTCCTGATGGTCATCTCCCTCGCCGCTTTATTAAGACTGGCGTATGTTGGTAT
This window of the Oryza sativa Japonica Group chromosome 4, ASM3414082v1 genome carries:
- the LOC4337167 gene encoding uncharacterized protein isoform X2, with product MGEEVHLGLPGPWAEDYREKADHYTTKIGGVPDWPTEDMGIKPHLLQCGLCGTKLCLVAQVHAPVAKFNIENRTIYVLVCPKPKCGTNPQSWKVLRVQKCHTSAQTDGKVDETDQINGNVCSSEPSSSSLLNKSHEKVDDPSLPVLPCFYIYYGKEQFRDKGSVGSNSSKSVLAKEIADVANDEEEKWEGENYEYDRAIGADRTFLKFKKRLDAYPQQCFRYSYGGKPLLAATNLQDSGTCQLCGSPRQYELQLMSPLSYFLHEAGDGSSDYAPDGWTWLTLIIYTCSKSCCPSSCVGKPGSCCWGVAEEEIMIQED
- the LOC4337167 gene encoding uncharacterized protein isoform X1; this translates as MGEEVHLGLPGPWAEDYREKADHYTTKIGGVPDWPTEDMGIKPHLLQCGLCGTKLCLVAQVHAPVAKFNIENRTIYVLVCPKPKCGTNPQSWKVLRVQKCHTSAQTDGKVDETDQINGNVCSSEPSSSSLLNKSHEVSDDDFDLDALANALEEAATLASNSKKQNKPKRSNAPIKCPVGKQKVDDPSLPVLPCFYIYYGKEQFRDKGSVGSNSSKSVLAKEIADVANDEEEKWEGENYEYDRAIGADRTFLKFKKRLDAYPQQCFRYSYGGKPLLAATNLQDSGTCQLCGSPRQYELQLMSPLSYFLHEAGDGSSDYAPDGWTWLTLIIYTCSKSCCPSSCVGKPGSCCWGVAEEEIMIQED
- the LOC4337168 gene encoding uncharacterized protein; protein product: MDLNMTNLWFHGKEHIAASPFPQVATSMNFTCLGSSKTIETSKKMFQQSDQSLSIPDDGCRLVLGLGPTPNLHYADNESSGGNRDKESANLFSQHFAIADHGLMLGISRGGTRNFQATTMIEKYSHQNRNGIVFPLTDEGSTSAKRKPGGYVLPLLFAPRSDDICPNGTPPVTDIQHVETVDDCDDDHITSLNQQKVQISPEPSATTDCSFAATSDMIFSSTSTEQRSHQRHPKKCRFNGCSKGARGATGLCISHGGGQRCQKPGCNKGAESRTAYCKSHGGGKRCQELGCTKSAEGKTEFCIAHGGGRRCGTPGCTKAARGRSGFCIKHGGGKRCRVEGCSRSAEGQFGLCISHGGGRRCQYPNCSKGAQGGTMFCKSHGGGKRCIFEGCTKGAEGNTLLCKGHGGGKRCLFEGGGVCPKSVHGGTSFCVAHGGGKRCSVPGCTKSARGRTDCCVRHGGGKRCKVDGCDKSAQGSTDFCKAHGGGKRCAWSTGCERFARGRSGLCAAHGTLMASKQVPESEHSRGMIRNSLFSKMVSASSMTAGASMDHAISSSLPGASSDRGESLEEMRNGKLLIPHQVLVPGSMRPSSSHGKGQEDGGSQEQQCFGFVVPEGRVHGGGLMSMLGAGGNLDDPKD